The sequence below is a genomic window from Pseudorasbora parva isolate DD20220531a chromosome 4, ASM2467924v1, whole genome shotgun sequence.
AATACATAAGGAAATGCTGGTTTTCATATATGGAAAAATATGTGATTATACATTTACTAATATATCATTATGTATGTCATTTTATGTTCAgtgatacattttataatatatagtgCATGTGTATAATTGCAGACATATTCACTCATGCAGTATAAACACACATATAGAGTAATTTCATTGTAATGTACTAGTAATGTACAGAGTAATGTACTGAAATAATGTACTATCAATAGCACAAGCACTCCTGCATGTACTAAGATATTTAGCAAAGATACCATCACTGAACTGAAGAGAGCACAGATTTACTAGttacttatttaaaacaataaaatagtCTTAATGGTGTTTGGCCAATCATCATCCTTACCACAGGCTCTACTCTTCAGATCAATGGTAACCccaaaaactcacacacacaaggaAACCCTGTTAAATTACTAAATAATTCAACTTAAAACAGTCACAGATCTCCCTCATATTAATATTGAGCAAAACTTGTGAATTAACACTTAATTTGAACATTTACTCTGCTTTAACAGTCAGAAGCAATGCATGATGGGAACTACAAATCTGctgtaactcattctgtattcACATTTATCATGTTTGTGCAACATAATAAAGGATAAAACGCTGGTAAAGTGGGTAAAACGTTATGAATATTACATGTAGTGCTCTTTTTAGGTGAGTAGtgctacactcacctaaaggattattaggaacacctgttcaatttctcattaatgcaattatctaatcaaccaatcacatagcagttgcttcaatgcatttaggggtgtggtcatggtcaagacaatctcctgaactccaaactgaaagtcagaatgggaaagaaaggtgatttaagcaattttgagcgtggcatggttgttggtgccagacgggctggtctgagtatttcacaatctgctcagttactgggattttcacgcacaaccattgcTAGGGTTTActaagaatggtgtgaaaaggaaaaaacatccagtatacggcagtcctgtgggcgaaaatgccttgttgatgctcgaggtcagaggagaatgggccgactgattcaagctcatagaagagcaactttgactgaaataaccactcgttacaaccgaggtatgcagcaaagcatttgtgaagccacaacacgcacaaccttgaggcggatgggctacaacagcagaagaccccaccgggtaccactcatctccactacaaatagggaaaagaggcgacaatttgcacaggctcaccaaaattggacagttgaagtctggaaaaaaaatgttgcatgctctgatgagtctcgatttctgttgagacattcagatggtagagtcagaatttggcggaaacagaatgagaacatgggtCCATCATgctttgttaccactgtgcaggctggtggtggtggtgtaatggtgtgggggatgcaCGGCCTACCttagcattgtttctgaccatgtctacccctttatgaccatcatgtacccatcctctgatggctacttccagcaggataatgcaccatgtcacaaagcttgaatcatttcgaattggtttcttgaacatgacaatgcaatagagcatctttgggatgtggtggaatgggagcttcatgccctggatgtgcatcccacaaatctccatcaactgcatgATGCTTTAAATGTTGTTAATTTGACTCAAATTATAATTATAGTTGTTTAGTGTAGTAATTTTAATGGTCACCCTAACTGTTTCTTAGTATTGAAACTTCCTTAAGATGACAAGGGAGTGACAGTGGTTAGAGTGACTGAAAGAGGTTATTTCACACGGCCTAGAATCAGACTGCACACTTTGAACCAATAAAGACAAAGGTCCTGCATAAAGGGGAATGTCCATTCAAACCAAAAGTTAATTAAGAGGAAGTGGGCCGGTTCTGGATAGGAGTGTGTAGGTGTTTTGAAACCAGCGAGTATGTGAGAAATAGTGCACAGGAGGATACATGGATACATGCATTTGATGGTATAACAGAGCTCCTCAATACTAAAGCTAAGAAcgctaaaactagactaaaccACACATAATAGGATCAAAAATGAAATTCTTCAGTGTTCTCTGGCTATGGGTGTTTCTGTCAGGTAAGTTCTCAATAGATGTGTGGTAGAAACTCTTATTGTCTATAGGGATCATTCAGTTTGTTGACCATGAAAGCAAATATAAAAAGAGAAAATGTTTCTATGTGCCACTAAATTTGCTTAAGTACATTCACCGGTCAGGCAGTTTTACCAAGTGTCTGAAAAGGATGATACAGTTTCAACGTCTTTAGTTTATTGTTTTTCACAGGGCGATTAACTTTGGTTTATCATGCTACTCAATTTTAGGCTAAGGCTGCTTTTAAAACAGGGTAAAGTAACATTTCACACTTTTTTAATTTTGAAAGCAGTTTAACATTTGACCTTTGTGTTACGAAAATCTTTTTACAGTGCTAACATAGACTAGCCAGTGGTATATAGTATGAAATGACGGGTGAAATGTTAAAATTTCACAGCGAGTATACTGTAAAATCTATCAGTCCAAAAGTCTTTACTTAACGTCTTAACttcaaaattcttaaaacatatAAATCTAGAGATCTGTACTATTCACATACCTTATTTACTTTACAAAGTTAAGATTAATTGATTGGTTTGAGTGCCCTTTTTTTCCGAGCAAAaactcaccattatggtgatcattGTTAACTTGGTTGGGCAGTTGAAACATTCCTATTATTGTCATTCTCTTTCTATTTATGCAACTAGAAATCACAGTTTGGTTTCAAAGGAAGTGAAGTAATAAATAGATTGCTTTTCAAAGTTGATATTTTAACTGAATAATTAACTATAGTAATGATTTAGTCAGAAATTAGATCACCTTTATAAAGCAACCTATTTATTACTTCCCAACAACAATGGTAGTCACTTCATGAGAATTAACCGTTTGAGAAAACAGTCATTTGAGCACGGACACTCAAAGGTCTTTACGGCAAACCGCAAGAATAAAAGTTTGGTGTAACGTGAAGAAATTGACTGactatattaggctactgttgtacagtagatTGAGCTACGTCTCTGTCATAATAATACATCTCTACTAATGATAATGCCTGGATGGTtgcttatttttcacttgattacattttttactttaaacagcatacagcctttaaatgtttatgtattatttacttataatgaatattatcataaataataaactcaTTGATTTACGGTATTTTGTACTGCCTCCTGGAATTTTAGCACCGTGACATCCCTAATACATACAATAGCGAGAGCGGACATGACAATATTGTAGTATTAAAACAGGTTGCATTACAATTGATATTATTATCCTCATAGATatgcaaattatattttaaacaagATAAAATGACTATGTTAACCGTAATGATAATACCACACACAGAGAAAGGTACGTGTTTAATCAGATCTCTTTGGCCAAATAACTTCTCCATCGATTATATCGGTTTGCATTTGTGCTGTTAATTGTGCTGTGATACTTTTATAGTGGGCACTGGTTGTGAAGCAATCACACTTCCTAAAATAATGTTAATAGACAATAAGTGTAAAAgtaagttatgtttgcaattgAATAACTGAAACTGgagcgtcatgaagaggaactGATAGTACAAAACCTATTTTTCTTAAACAGGATTTAAAACTTCAACTACTGGTGGACTTTCTGGATATGTAGGAAGATATGTCATCGTTTCTTGTTCTCATTCATGGGCTTCAACCAACATTAAGTATTTCTGCAGACATCCATGTGAAGACAGAGATATTTTAGTTAAATCTGACCAGTCTCCTAAAGGGAGATACACACTGAAGGATTATGGGACAGGAATCTTCACCGTGACCATCACTGATCTACAGGAGTCAGACTCTGGGATTTACTGGTGTGGGGTACAGAGAGCTCTTTTTGACACATATCACGAAGTCAATCTGAAAGTATTGAAAGGTAAGAATGACAAGCAAAATTATGCACTTCATTGCTCTGCCAGACTATTAATGTCAGTATGTGAGACAACAATGAAGGATATCAGCTCAACTATGTTTGTTTCCTATTAAATGGCCAAGTTAGGAGGCTTATACAGCAATTTAGGCAACACAACGTCTTTAGGATGATCCCAGAAATGCAGATGTGTCTTTGAAATTTCTCTACAACTTACAGACAACACAAAGAACTCGGAAAAAGTGACTCGTCTTAGGACGACAGAAACACAAACAAATCCAGAGACAAGTGCTGAAACACAGTCGACAACACCAAGACACTCAGTTTCCGTATCTTCAACCACAAAGgacagcacacacacagagacatcaaCAGGTAGACAAACATCTTATTATAATGTCTGCCTTTCAAAAGGGTTAATACACGTTGACATCTCTTTTTAAAAGTTGTGTCAAAACTTCTGGTCCAGCTGCAAACTGTTTCCATTGTCTTTCTTCACAATATATGAAGTAAATAAATACGTTATGACCCAAAAGTCCTCTAATAATATAGAGGTGCTGAGGGGATTGTCAGTGCATGAAACAGGTCAGTTTAtatagattaaaaataaaatcttctTTTGAATGCACCTTATGTGTCCATGTATTTCCAGTTCCTGTGTATTTTATTCTCTATGCTGCTGCTGGACTGGTTGTCTTCTTGATCATATCTTCAGTTGGACTGGTCACTTGTCAGTGGAGAAAGAGAGGCAAGAAATTATGTCTGTGAACATTCAAATACGACACGCTAAAAAGTCTAAATATATTTCTGggtattatattattttcacAGCAAGACAACCATTATTCTTTACTTTATTTCAGGTGTTACAGATAGATCTATATACAATGAGCATCACAGCGAGGAGGTGAGTGGACAGGAGAATCATAAGATCATGACCgccacaaacacacaacttctGCTTACTTTAGAAACCATTTCAACAGCTGATAGGCAACTGAATAACACTGTGTTTGTGATTCAGGCCATTGGTGTTTATGCGAACACTCCTGATGTCAAACCCTACGCCACCATAAAGAAATCCAGAGTCAAGTCTAAGGACAAGAACCAACCAGAACCAATCTATCAAAATCTACTCTTCAACACTAGCGAGGGAGAAGCTATCTATGGCAatctataataaaaaaacaaatgcaaTCCACTATCCTCAACCTCAAACACTCAAGATGTACTACATTACAATCCTTACGACAAAgaagtttatttaaaagtgcTATTAGTATACTCAtttttaaaggggcggtgaaacactcagtttcagtcaatctcatgtcaatcttgagtacctatagagtagtattgcacccttcatatctccaaaaagtctttagttttattatattcataaaagaaatataggctgtaccgagtctttccggaaaaaaacgagcgcctggaggcgtatcgtgtgggcggagctaaagaatgacgagtgcgcacaaagcgatgacgtcctcaagcgtggagaaacccatggctatcgatcatattccgctaatacagatatgatccagaatcagattcggaggcagaaataaattgaacaggagaagcaacaacagcaggacgtccgtctctgtggtatgtactgtttttagtggcctgtcaacatttgtgtgtgtttactcgcagtttatgaggacatgattcggtttatggactattgtatgcgactaaaccttagcagtagcaagcaaaacggttttcagGGTACCCCCAGGATCCTCCAAATGAAATTCAAggctttttaagacctttttaataccattttaaatgaaattcaATGCCAACTTCGTACCCATTCTGACAGAAGTATGAGGGAAAAATGTCAAATCTGTATAAATTTTGAACCCTAGAAAATAATTATGTACAAGTAGGCTacttgaattaaataaaacattttatttaaattatcaGTCATATTTAATACATACGCAACAGCGTAACACATTTGATTTGTAATAAACAAATAGATTTGAACTTGGTGTTGAACACTACAGCCTTCGCAGCTCTGCTGAGTTGGTTGCAATTTTTTCGCCCAGGCTCTCAAGTTCTGTCAACTTCTGCTTGTAGCTTCTTCTCAACGCGTTTGACTTGGCAATTAGCTCTGCCATTTTGCTGCCTTGTTTGCCCTCAGCCTCCTCTGCCATCTTGTCTGCATCCCTCCTCAGATGCTCCGCAACTTCCTGGATGGTCTGTCTTGTCTTTTTTAGCTGCTCCAACTCCTCTTCAATCATTTTTCTTCTTTGACTATGTGCTTGAGATTCTTTTTTCTTTCGTTCACTTTCAAGATGCATCCTGTACCTCACCCTTGCTGATGTGACTGAAGACAGGAGCTCTGGTGTGAGGGGCACCTTGGTAACACCCCCATGCATGGACACGTAATCGCACACAACTCTTTGTGCAATGACAGTGTCCTCTTGGATATTACAAGTTTCTACTTGTTTATTGATAGAGAAGCCCCTCTCCACCGTAGCCTGCCCATGGGAGAGGAGCAGAAGGTTTCTGATGAAAGCCCAGAGCTGTGGGTAGGGCTGACTTATATAAGGATGGAGAAACACATCCAGCCTCTTCTCGAGGGGCTTGAAAGACAGGAACTTCTCATTCCTCACCTCCAGGGACAACAATTGTGAAAATTGCTGAATGATCAGATCACCTAAAGAAGGAGTGAAAGAAAAAGCACTCACATCAAATGTACACGTGTTTCTTTTGTAAATTGTATGCCTAACGTCAGGACTTAATCTTATGTACCTGTAGCAACCGCATCTAACTGCTTGTCTTGAAGAAACCTTTTGACTAGACACTTCATCTGGCCCTGACACATTTCTGGATTTGAATACATCACAGCTGGGTTAAGACAAGTAATTTGCCTTACAGTTGGGAATTTCAAAGGGCTCTTCTCTTGAATCTTCTTCACAATTTTGGACAGACCCTCCATGCATTCCTTTCTGAACTGGAGGACAGAAAGCTCCTCAGTGGATCTACTCTGCTTCTGACGTTCCTAAGGATGAATGGGGACTAAATTAAGTAAATagcttcctctccctcctctttCCTTCTATCCAGTGAGGGGCTGAGTAGACGGGTCTAACAACAGGGACACCAGGAACAGTCTGGTCACACATTATGTATTTCCTAAATACCTTTATTGCAGCCTCAGCTCCAATGCCAATATCAACAGCTCTTAGATGAACCCTGGACTGCATGTCACTAACATCAAGCCGGACCAAATGCTGAGGTGTGGCATCATTGAGAAGTTCTTGTTTGATGAATCGCCTCAGCAAACTCTAtgaaaagacaaaaatatacatatttgagaatacaaaatattttacaatacaaAATAAGCACTCTGACTTTACAATGTTTCTTTTCTTCAGTATTATTAAATGAGCCTAATTTATCTGACTATTCaaaatatttgcatttttaaTTCATTCAGTCTTAGCTGTAGTCTTAGCGT
It includes:
- the LOC137073863 gene encoding CMRF35-like molecule 5 isoform X2 produces the protein MKFFSVLWLWVFLSGFKTSTTGGLSGYVGRYVIVSCSHSWASTNIKYFCRHPCEDRDILVKSDQSPKGRYTLKDYGTGIFTVTITDLQESDSGIYWCGVQRALFDTYHEVNLKVLKDNTKNSEKVTRLRTTETQTNPETSAETQSTTPRHSVSVSSTTKDSTHTETSTVPVYFILYAAAGLVVFLIISSVGLVTCQWRKRGVTDRSIYNEHHSEEAIGVYANTPDVKPYATIKKSRVKSKDKNQPEPIYQNLLFNTSEGEAIYGNL
- the LOC137073863 gene encoding CMRF35-like molecule 5 isoform X1 — its product is MKFFSVLWLWVFLSGFKTSTTGGLSGYVGRYVIVSCSHSWASTNIKYFCRHPCEDRDILVKSDQSPKGRYTLKDYGTGIFTVTITDLQESDSGIYWCGVQRALFDTYHEVNLKVLKDNTKNSEKVTRLRTTETQTNPETSAETQSTTPRHSVSVSSTTKDSTHTETSTVPVYFILYAAAGLVVFLIISSVGLVTCQWRKRGVTDRSIYNEHHSEEVSGQENHKIMTATNTQLLLTLETISTADRQLNNTVFVIQAIGVYANTPDVKPYATIKKSRVKSKDKNQPEPIYQNLLFNTSEGEAIYGNL
- the LOC137073864 gene encoding uncharacterized protein, producing the protein MQSRVHLRAVDIGIGAEAAIKERQKQSRSTEELSVLQFRKECMEGLSKIVKKIQEKSPLKFPTVRQITCLNPAVMYSNPEMCQGQMKCLVKRFLQDKQLDAVATGDLIIQQFSQLLSLEVRNEKFLSFKPLEKRLDVFLHPYISQPYPQLWAFIRNLLLLSHGQATVERGFSINKQVETCNIQEDTVIAQRVVCDYVSMHGGVTKVPLTPELLSSVTSARVRYRMHLESERKKKESQAHSQRRKMIEEELEQLKKTRQTIQEVAEHLRRDADKMAEEAEGKQGSKMAELIAKSNALRRSYKQKLTELESLGEKIATNSAELRRL